The following proteins are co-located in the Vicia villosa cultivar HV-30 ecotype Madison, WI unplaced genomic scaffold, Vvil1.0 ctg.000422F_1_1, whole genome shotgun sequence genome:
- the LOC131628098 gene encoding GEM-like protein 4 — translation MNTSFLHDLLNGISMSSTYPVGKSSKRYLPDSSGKYCKSITKSKKGKLNSVLTKMTDTIKGKLRLGARILQVGGVEKVFMQLFSVKDGEKLLKASQCYLSTTSGPIAGLLFISTHKVAFCSEKSIKITSPKGEFIRVPYKVSIPHEKIEHVNQSQNVKKPSEKYIEIVTVDGFDFWFMGFFNYRKALRYLQQAIYRSQREK, via the exons ATGAATACTTCATTTCTTCATGACCTACTTAATGGAATCTCTATGAGCTCAACTTATCCGGTTGGGAAGTCCTCAAAGAGATACTTGCCTGATTCTTCTGGCAAATACTGCAAGTCTATCACAAAGTCAAAGAAGG gtAAATTAAATTCAGTTCTAACTAAGATGACAGATACTATAAAAGGGAAATTGAGGTTGGGAGCGAGAATTCTTCAAGTTGGAGGAGTAGAGAAAGTGTTTATGCAACTTTTTAGTGTTAAAGATGGAGAGAAGTTGTTGAAAGCCTCACAGTGCTACTTATCAACCACCTCAGGTCCTATAGCTGGCCTACTCTTCATATCCACTCACAAAGTTGCTTTTTGCAGTGAGAAATCCATCAAGATCACTTCTCCAAAAGGAGAATTTATTAGAGTTCCTTATAAG GTCTCTATTCCACATGAAAAGATAGAACATGTCAACCAAAGTCAAAATGTGAAGAAACCTTCGGAAAAGTACATAGAAATAGTTACCGTGGATGGTTTTGACTTCTGGTTTATGGGTTTTTTTAATTACCGAAAAGCTTTAAGATATCTCCAACAGGCTATCTATCGATCTCAGAGAGAAAAGTAG